Genomic window (Phragmites australis chromosome 5, lpPhrAust1.1, whole genome shotgun sequence):
TAGAtatttgagaaaatattcaagccaccaaagtacttaatgtgatcatctaaggcaattaaacatatgattagtaagtgattattgcttataagcctagaaaGAATGTcgttaggtgattgctacctagagagtggatcaaggagtgatcctagattGTATCAGGTGATACGCTGGTgacttggagtcttggtgacttgccggcaTCTTGAGTTGGAGTTACccaagcttgttgaccatccGACTTGATATGGAGCGACGATAAGACGTTTGTGTGGGAGCACGAAGAActttgacttggtggctcaagctccgaagtgaagacgacgacgaGTGACCGAGAAAGAGGCTAGTGATGATCTTGTCTTTGTGGTTTAGTGACTCATTCAAATTAAGATCTTATGTTTGTGATTTGATAATTTAAGAGCCGTGATAGATTAGATATAAATCAGCGTTAGGTGCTGAAGTAGTATTGCTAAACATATGAAGTGTAACATATCAGTATCACGGGAGGCGAACGGGTCATGAATTGGGAGTCAGACGGATCGAGAGGTCTGTTGGCTGTTGCCATGACTGTTGGACTGTGGATCAAGCAAATTTGAGAGTTATTGTTGAAAATTTCCAACCTAAAATGAAAAAACATAAAACGATAGGAAGTGTCATAAATCATTTTTATTATCATTTACGTATAATTTTATTGTTGGCTTCTACGGCAAAAAAGTTCAAAAACGATATCCGAAATTTCGAGTTTTACGGTTTTTGTTTTCATAGTCTTTTGCAGAATACTTCTTGAGCCGTTTGTCTCGCCTGGTTGACTGCCCGATTCACATGCCGCACAGGCTTTCTGCAGGAGCTCCTCGTACCCCGAGAATGGCAGGCAGGCTCATGCAGCACAACAATTGTCAGCCCACTCCGCCATCTCCTCAAGAAACACATCGTCCTGCTAACTTCTCTGCATGAAAGCAGGGTTCGGTACGTTCCCTAaggcaacaaaaaaaagaaaaatcgaaaAGGCCAGAAACGGCTCAAGGTTTCTCTCGCTTGTACAGTAGTCAAGTGAAAAGCAAGTGCTCACTTCCTTCAAAAACAAGTTAATGTTCTCCCGTTGCAGCCTGAACCCCGAAGAGCTGTCAGGCATTCCCTGTTAAACTGAAGGGCGCTATAGCTACAAGCTAGACTGTGGCGGCCCAGCGCAGTCGCCAAGCACTCTTACAGTCTTACGGGGGCATGCACGAAACAAAAGCAGGCACGGTCCAAGACTGCAGCCGGCAGCCGCTGTGCCTCTGCCGCGGTGTGTCTGTGCGTGCTAGCTAGCGTGCAGGCCTCGCCAACACCCAACACGGGCAGAGTTTCAAAATACGTCACATGGTTACCGATCAATTTATTGCGGTTTGTATTCAGAAATCGACCGATTTTtgattaaatttaaatttaaatttcaaaatttcaatttttttatgaatttcaaCCAATTTCTACCGAATTACTGTTAAAAACCGTGAATATCGAAGAAATTGCTGGGGCTCAGTAATCGATCTTGAATCGAATTTTGAAACCTTGCACGGGGCTCACCTAGCGCGCCAGCTGCCATCCACGACCCATCTATCTCATCTCGGCTCTCGGCAAACGGCTGCAAGCGCAACGCATGCGTGCGCCCCGCGCCGAGTGCATGAATCCCCGTTTGGACGCATGCCGCCGCCCACCCGCCCGCTCCCCTACCCTTTGGCCTTTCTCTCCCCCGCACGGCACGGCGGCACGGCTGGCTCGGGGAGGGAGGGCCTTTGGCGTACGTGGCAGCGCCGCCAAACGTGGAACGACGCAGTCCCGCCTCAGCCAGCACGCCAGTATAAGTCTGTGGCGTGACACGCCTGTGCAGTGTGCACCCCGGGAGCTCACGCACGATGCCGCCGCGCTCCGCCAAGCCGCCGCTGCTCAACGACGCACTCCTCTTCACCGCGGGCGCCGTTGTGGCCACCGTGCTGCTGCTCGCGCTCGCCAACCCGTTCCCCCAGACGCCCGGTTACTACGACGGAGCCGCCCTGTCCTCTGACTCCGGCTCGTCCGTGGGTCGTGCCGGCCGCACGTTCTACGATGACCCGGCGCTGGCGTACACCGTGGACCGGCCCATCACAGGGTGGGACGAGAAGCGCGCAGAGTGGCTGCGCGCGCACCCGGAgctctccggcggcggcgagcgcgtCCTGATGGTGTCCGGCTCGCAGCCGACGCCGTGTCGGTCCCCGGGCGGAGACCACATTCTCACGCGGCTGCTGAAGAATAAGGTGGACTACTGCCGGCTCCATGGCGTGCAGCTGCTGTACAACACGGCCCTGCTGCGGCCCTCGATGGACCTGTACTGGGCGAAGATACCGGTGGTCCGCGCGGCTATGGTCGCGCACCCGGAGGTGGAGTGGGTGTGGTGGGTGGACTCCGACGCCGTTCTCACCGACATGGACTTCCGCCTCCCACTGCGCCGGTACCGCGCCCACAACCTCGTCGTCCACGGCTGGTCGCACCTCGTGTTCAAGGCCAGGTCCTGGACCAGCCTCAACGCCGGCGTGTTCCTCATCCGGAACTGCCAGTGGTCGCTCGACTTCATGGACGCGTGGGCTGCCATGGGGCCCGACTCCCCGGACTACCGACGCTGGGGCGCCATGCTCAAGTCCACGTTCAAGGACAAGGTGTTCAATGAGTCCGACGACCAGTCGGCGCTCGTGTACATGCTGCTGCAGAGGGGCAGCCGGTGGCGGGAGAAGGTGTTCCTGGAGAACGAGTACTACTTCCAGGGCTATTGGTTGGAGATCGTGGGGCGGCTCGGCAACATCACGGAGCGGTACGAGGCGATGGAGCGGCGGCCCGGAGCGGCCGCGCTGCGGAGGCGGCACGCGGAGAGAGATCACGCGGCATACGCCGCGATGAGGGACGCGGCGCTGGCGGTGGCCGGGCTGGCGGAGAGTGGGGTGCACGGGTGGCGCCGGCCGTTCGTGACGCACTTCACGGGGTGCCAGCCGTGCAGCGGGCAGCGGAACGAGCACTACTCCGGGGGTACCTGCGACGAGGGCATGCGCCGCGCGCTCAACTTCGGCGACAACCAGGTGCTCCGAACGTACGGGTTCCGGCACTCCGGGCAGCTCGGCGACGACGTGCAGCCGCTGCGGTTCGATTACCCCGCGAGGCAGTGAGCCAGTGAATAGTTAAGCGTCGTGGTTGATCGACATGAGTTCCACTTAAGAAGTAAAGTCAGAGGGCAACAGTAAATCTGACTTTAGACAGATGGCAGCTGTTGGATCGTAACGGATGGTTAGGATTTAGAGCAACAGTGTGCTACAAAACCCATATACAGTAAATCAGAACAGTGGTTTCATGAACAGTATTTGTGCTACAGTAAATATGCGCGCATTTGGGCACAATATGTCATTCAAACGAGATTTTTCGTTATATATATCCTTACGAATCTCTTGGTTTACGATGCAGTCACAGACACATTTTTTGGTATGCGTTATGAACACTTTCATGTTCATTATTTCtgtctatttttattttcatttcttCATAAAGTGAACTCGCATGTGAGGATTGAACTgacaataataaaaaataataataatgacaCAATAAAAAACTGAAAAGCAAACAATTCATCACAAAGAACAACACTGAATTCATGTATGTGTCTTTTAGGTCACTCGAATTTTCACACTCGTATAATATGCATAGAGATTTTTTTCACAGCTCGCAAAAATATGTTTATTGATTCACAACCCAACTTGGAGATTTAGAACTGAATGACCACTAGAGTTATCTTGCTTACTTGCATTCCAAGGATTCTTCGAGGTTTCTTCAGATGAAACATACGGGCAAGCTGCCTTTACCTCTGCAACACAAAATGAAACTATCAGcatcaaataaaatatcatgcGAGACAAATATACAACTCGTAATGATATGGTcttctagaagaaaaaaaactcgcaATGATATGCATTGCCAAGTTATGTAGAAGAAGGGTTTCTTTTTATTCACATTTGAATCTGTCCTACAGCCAAGGAACTGACAAGAGGAGGGTTGAGCTGTGGATTTGTGCTTACCAAGTTGGGGAATATGTTCCTGAGGGGAGCCATATGATTTTTGCCATCATACACTTGCCCTGACGTAACATATATTTGTGTTCCACTTATGTATCCAGTGCTCATAGCTATCTCACCTGGCTCAAGAGGGCAACAcccttcttttctcttctgCAGTGACAATGGTCATAGATGGGATCCATTCTGCATGTGAAGTTGcaaacacaaaagaaaatatatttgttagaATGGTATAATGTGTGTGCTTTAtgtcttctttttttaactCAAACGCATCAATTTTTTAAAGATTGGTGAGACCTTGTAGCGAATTGGCCATTCTTTCTATCTGTAAGCGGCCATCATCGCCTTCTCCCCCCGTGTGCCAGCAAAGTCACAAAAGGAAAGGCCCACCATTCCTTTCTCAAGTCTCAAATGAAGAGCCCTTTAAAAGGAAGTGATAGTTATAAAATAAACTTATGACTGTCAAGTGTCAACTTTAGCTAAGTCGGATAAAAGATTAGTTTACATGTATGGATTTACATTGCCAGTTCGGTTCCTCATCCTGGATGCAAGCTTATCAGCCATTTCTTCAATATCGGGTAGGAACTTTAGCGTGTGATAGTTAACTCTGCATCTGAGCCGGTTAATCTCCATTGAAACATTATTATACATGAAATTGAAGCTTTACATTAGGTTTAGCTTGTTCAATTCCTATAAGGAAGATATAACAGATTGTACAACCCCCATTTACAACATCATAGAAGCTGATAGGATATCCTgaattacaaaattaaataaacaaaaaattaccaaaatagTTGCATTCAAGATTTTACTTACCCCAACCTGTTGATAAATGGCTTAATAGACATTATCCTTTTCTCTCTGATCCTCGGAAGTACATTATCAATATAAAATTAGACAGATGCATACTTTGGGATGTTCTTCACAGTACACCTGTTATAGATACATAATTCAGTATGTATTATGAAAAGATGAATATTCATTTAAATGGAGTGGAAAACCCAGTTAAATAAAAGATGATTATAATAGATTTGATTGATCTCAAACACTCAAATTACTCTATTAGAAGTAAATATGCACaatgggattttttttaaatagttgaCATGAAATAAGATAAGGCAAGACAGCAGctaatgagaaacaaaaacagTACCAACAATATATGAGTCTCCATTTTCACTTCGCAAGAAGGAAACCAACAAATAGGTGTGTTGATCTATATGTTGGTCAAGCCATGTAAAAGCACATTGTTTGAAGATCCGTTTAACTGATCATGTACAATTCACTCCATCTAGTTAGACATGAAAACACAGTTTGTATGGTGATTTTAAATACTATCCATCCAATCGAACAATTAATGTGAGCATACAACGTTTcatacatattttattttgaggAAGAAATACATTACCATCTAAGGAAAGACTGTCTCAAATctttaaaatcaaataaatttatcTCCAATAAATCAGCTAAGAATGTAAGAGAAATTGAGAATGATACTATAACAACATCAACATAGACTTAAATTTTTCCCATGCCTATCGAGATGATATAACCAAAATCATAAATAAGTACTCCTGGTGATAGAAAATAGTCTAATAGTAAATTAGTAAAACAAAGTTCATTATCGATAATGTTTGCATATTGCAACATCAATTTCTGAAAGTTTGAGGTAGTTATGACAATGAGTAAGCCAAAATGTAGCACCTACTTTATGCTGGTGAAAAGCTCATCTTTCTTTGTGAACCAGCCAGGGATGTCTCACACAATGCGAACATCATCTTGCAAATAGTTTATAAAATAATCaacatcaaagatatcttcaaattTCCTATAGAGTGTATAAATGTTCTCGCAATGAAGGCAATATGGCAGAAAGCAAAACACAATGCATATAAgggctaaaaaaaaaagaaaagaattgtacaaaaagacaaaaaaaagaagggggggAGGCTTATGCATGTAGGGAGAGCCAGGAAGAGACCATAAATCTATAGAAAATTAGAGTTCTAGTGAGTCAGATATTATAGAACTATCCAGTAAATAACAATGAGGAAATAGACGTAGAAGAAATCAAAACAGGAAACAACACTTACGTTTGGTCTTTCCATATTTGGTCCTGCTTCAGAACTGGTAAAATAAGTGTTCCGCTCATTATCTTAGCAATAGCAATATCTGCTGAAGCCATAACACCAAATATGGGAAATTAACTGATGAGTCTCTGATGTAACTGGAACTCTATGCCATCTTAGAAAGCTAATAGTCAAACTCTATGCCATCTTAGTTGATACTCTAtgccatctttctttttttcttttcttttgagaggAATAGTTGAAACCCTATGCCATCTTAGAAAGCTAATAAACACAACTCACGAAATCAACATGACCTTCTTAGGAAAGATCctaatatgtattaaacaacaatctttttttataaaaacaatCAATGTTTAGTAGGTCATGGCAAGCACAAGCAATCAAAAGGAATTACAAGTTTATATTGAAGTATATTGCAATTACACTTGTgcagaaaagctgttaatagGAAAAGAATCCTCAAGTAACAAATTTGGACATAGACAGGTAGCAACAAATATGAGCTTAGACAACAAAAGACATTGCACCATCAAAGCAAATATTTAGCACTCACGCATAGCTAGGAGAGAAATAGAAGTGCATACATACCGCTATGCGTTGCTAGTTTAGTCCACCCTCAGCATGAGTAAAAATATACCTAGAGGTTTGATTCTCCGAAGGGACATCAACGTGACATagaaatatatattatcatcaGTCATCAGAACCCGGTCATAAAAGAAAACATATGGTAGATAATCCTTGAAGGCACATTTTGATACGCATAATGAGATGTACATGTCTCATAAATCTGCCATGTAACATGGAACAAATTTGATAAGTTCTCAAGAAACACTGGATAGTCAGGTTTTAGCAAGCCTACCAAATTACGTACCACACATCAAAGTCACTCCATGATGTCAAAATTTGCACATTCTAGGTTACTGACTTGACATTAATTGGGTGCCATATGAAAAAATGATGCAATATATGGTACATTACTGTCTTCAAGCACCGTGAATGGTGGACTTGCCTGAGGGCTCATCACTGTGTCGCTCTGTGCAAGGCTTCCAGGAGGCAGTGGCAGCACGTGAATTCTCCCATAGTGAGGGGGTTCCTTCGTCTACACCCAAAGCAAGAATTCCTCAGGCCACCTAATTCAAGCACGACTACACGAGTACCAAAACGAGCGTTGCACGTCCTTGCAGTCGTTGCCATAGCCGCCGCGGCTACCGCGAGTGAAGGGAGAGGCGAGGAAAGGGGACAACGCAGCGGAGGCGTCGGAGTCGAGCTTCACAGGGGAATTGGACGCGCGCGCCGCCATCGAGTGCCACAGCTCCGCAATGGGCACAGCTGACAGCGGTGGCTGCGAGGGGTGGGCGCGCGGAAATGGGAGTCACCCGCCAACAACAGATCGAACCGGGGGGGAGGGGCAGGCCTCCGGACTCCAGTGGCCCGGTCCCGGGAGGGAGGCTGGCACGAGCTCTGGCGAACGCGATGGAGGCGCTTGCTCGAAGAGGAAGAAGCCCGTCTGCCTTGTGCATGCACCGCTCGTCCAACCGCAGCTCCTCCGCCTCAGCTCGTCCAGCcgtcgctcctcctcctccactcatCTAGCTGACGGATCTGGCCACCTCGAGCCAGGGGCCGCCGGATTTTGCCGCCCCCCATGCACACCGTGGGACAGAAGCAGAGAGGGGGCGGAGGAGGGGGGTACATGGCGACACAGTTGTGTAGGGGTGGCTACACGTGGTCAAGGGCAGGAGGGCACGATTGCAGTGACGATGATGCTATGCGAGAGCAAGAGGACGCATGCGTGCGGACAAAGGACATGAACATCCAATCGGGCGAACTAGCGAAAGAATTGTAGAGGGATCGGGCAAGCAGATGgcttttttaagtagtagaaaTTACTATTGtgtctttagtttttttgcTATTAGCGTTGAGAGTATATCCAATCATACTGTAATCACACTAGGTTTCTCTGCTGATTATAAATCAGAACGCAGAACATTAAGGTGTGCTACTACTCGGATCCAGCAAGTCAAGTAGCAGTAAAAACGTTGTGTAATGTATCTATCTACCGCCATGGAAACCCCAGCTTTTAGAATGCAATACTGAAAACTAGAGCTATAAATCACACTCCACAAAAAAGAACGTGTGCGCACAAGCCAGTGGGCTAAATAAACAGCTCGAGAGGCAGAAACCAAGAGATAGCAACAAGTCAAAAGCTTCATTGTTTAACCTAGTTGCCACAAGTGCAGCAGTACATAGCAATCCTGAGTAGACTAGTTCAACCACTCAAAGCTACATCTGCACTTATGCAGTTAGATATCATATAGGAGTGCATGCGGCACATGCCACGGTTTCACATATACAGCATAACCTGATTATGCAGAACATCCTAAACAACGAAGGATCGGGTTGCAGATTCCACATTGCTTGATCAGCAGCATAGCTGTTTCAGATTCAGGAGGCAATGGAGAGGAATAAGAAGTGTGTACAATCAGGATATAGGTGTTATTCCTATATCTGCATAGGGATTACCTGCCTAGTCCCATTGGAGATTCACTTGTCTGCTTTTATGTTAGCGAGAGCAGCAAGAACCTCAGTGATTGGACCTTCGGTAAGTGACCTAGTGGCCTGGGTAAACAATTTAGATTTTGCAAGAGTTATATGTTGAAAATACAGAAGTATTGAGGTACCAGTGGAAGAGGGTGACCTTGAGAGATGGCACTAGTGCATAAACCTCTTCAACAGTCTCGGGTCCAATGTTTGCTATCATGCATATCTGTTACAAGCACACCACATTGGTAGAGTGAGATAAGGGTAGTGTGACATAACAAAAAGTcggaaaaggaagaagaaattaagtaaCAAACCTCGCCATCATTAACCCCGCATTTTTTAAGAGGACTGCTTCAACTAGTCAAGGAACTAAACTAAAACGCTTGCTTGATAAATGATAAACTCAATAATAACATGCAAGTTCTAATAGCTCTATAGTCTGAATCAAAACTTAGGATACTCCACAGCTTGTTTCACAGAGTTTGCATTGGTGAAATGATTTCCCTCTTTTGCATATTGGAAAGCTTTGTCAAATGACCTGTCGAAGCAACAAGAACGCGTAAACAAGAAACAAAACAGCTAGCAGACTTAAACATGACGAAACAATGATTAGTACAACAAACATTCTTACTCAGGAATTTTGATCTTTGGATCCTCTAATAAGATAGCCATATGCTCGTGAATTTCTTGCAACAGTTCAGCTGCTTCACAATTCATTAGCATTCTCAAATTTGGCGGGATATCTGCAACCAATTATAATAACAATAAGATTGTTTCAACGCTTGTGATTACATGCAAAGGTAGCAGGAGTAGCTTACATGGTTCATTTAGAGAGGACTCTTAGAATCAGATATGTGCACATTCAGGATGGTGTAAAATGTACCAACTCCATTACACAAACatttcacacacacacaatgtTGTCTCATATACCAGTATACCACTTAAGATGTCATCGCTCAAAAGAGGTGGCGGAAAAACACAAACAGATAGGCCAAATTCTCAAATGCGTTTTCATGAACACCTCATGTGCATAGATCAACGAGCTCATAAATTGTTTAAGAACTACACACATTCACTAGCTCATGCTTCTACTAACAACGTACTAGCAAGAACCAGCTGACCGCAACAACATCATCCCAAGAATGCCAACATATCGAAGAACTCTAAGCATACCCATTAAGATATCAACATACACAGTGCCCCATCTCAACATGGCACAGGTGGCAAGCAAGGTGGTCAACTTAAGAGCAAGAACTGCAAGATATAC
Coding sequences:
- the LOC133917688 gene encoding probable glycosyltransferase 7, whose product is MPPRSAKPPLLNDALLFTAGAVVATVLLLALANPFPQTPGYYDGAALSSDSGSSVGRAGRTFYDDPALAYTVDRPITGWDEKRAEWLRAHPELSGGGERVLMVSGSQPTPCRSPGGDHILTRLLKNKVDYCRLHGVQLLYNTALLRPSMDLYWAKIPVVRAAMVAHPEVEWVWWVDSDAVLTDMDFRLPLRRYRAHNLVVHGWSHLVFKARSWTSLNAGVFLIRNCQWSLDFMDAWAAMGPDSPDYRRWGAMLKSTFKDKVFNESDDQSALVYMLLQRGSRWREKVFLENEYYFQGYWLEIVGRLGNITERYEAMERRPGAAALRRRHAERDHAAYAAMRDAALAVAGLAESGVHGWRRPFVTHFTGCQPCSGQRNEHYSGGTCDEGMRRALNFGDNQVLRTYGFRHSGQLGDDVQPLRFDYPARQ
- the LOC133917689 gene encoding DNA-directed RNA polymerases IV and V subunit 4-like; the protein is MDQVPNGRHKSSVSAKYVVIESSDSDSEGFVEELTPVHSKSNGKASSENLKTGGKASPFSKGEASKGKAYSAGKGGKGSASNAVPPKSDAELKLELDIPPNLRMLMNCEAAELLQEIHEHMAILLEDPKIKIPESFDKAFQYAKEGNHFTNANSVKQAVDPLKKCGVNDGEICMIANIGPETVEEVYALVPSLKATRSLTEGPITEVLAALANIKADK